A stretch of Spirochaetota bacterium DNA encodes these proteins:
- a CDS encoding ATP-binding protein, which produces MKLLARPYIRFGIALLAVGAGAMLRYFCTLWVGPGLPTYVTFFPAVMLAAIMGGFWPGVAATLVSALTADFWLLTPMGLGIRSLVDGVGMLLFIAMGVFISLLAERYRRIRDSLFVLVTARTQELDDAYEVLKQQIKIIDPVRAEVILEEMQRVLKARRGEVHPPPSPAIIGLKRAPSIIGVAVAFMGILVLIGWMFGLTMITSVLPGLNSMKVNTALCFVSCGAALVFREKRYFRFAFAVLPLAVGAITILEYMTGINVGIDQLMFRDPGNTLTEFPGRMALFTACSFLFISISIILLRTRFAPARLSGQILALGAGIIGFISLLGYIYGDKELYRLVGASEIALSTAAAFVALAAGLILARDDGISAIVTGSGPGSELARWLLPTVILIPAILGWLAEQGVTHGWYGERLDTGLLALAMIISLAVVAGWSAHLISRADRSRRENEAHLHNQAKLMDQSHDALIIREVNGAIRFWNGGAASLYGWTAAEALGQRIHVLLHTEGLPADNDATLARVGHWEGELTHRRRGGDRVIVESSKTAMPIDGGVLVLESNRDITGRKRDEEELRTIAEDLRRSNKDLEQFAYVASHDLQEPLRAVAGFLGLLKKQYGESLDAAAREYIDVSVQGAERMQRLVLDLLSYSRIGTVGKEFAPVPLRDAVDEAQALLQFAIRENNAVITCGELPEVHGDRTQLTRLLENLIGNGVKFHGPRTPEICINAAHRDDGWVISVHDNGIGIEKQYFDRIFLIFQRLHSRSVYSGTGIGLAVCKRIVEHHNGSIWLESVPGEGSTFFFSIPDRGGGA; this is translated from the coding sequence ATGAAACTCCTCGCCCGTCCGTATATACGCTTTGGTATAGCGCTGCTGGCTGTCGGTGCGGGGGCGATGCTGCGCTATTTTTGTACGCTCTGGGTCGGACCGGGACTCCCCACCTATGTGACATTCTTCCCGGCCGTAATGCTTGCTGCTATCATGGGCGGATTCTGGCCCGGCGTCGCCGCCACTCTTGTTTCGGCACTGACGGCGGATTTCTGGCTTCTGACGCCGATGGGATTGGGCATTCGCAGCCTCGTCGATGGCGTCGGTATGCTGCTCTTCATCGCCATGGGCGTATTCATCAGCCTGCTCGCCGAACGTTACCGCCGTATCCGCGACTCATTGTTTGTGCTTGTCACCGCCCGCACACAGGAATTGGACGACGCATATGAAGTCCTCAAGCAGCAGATAAAGATCATCGACCCCGTTCGCGCCGAGGTCATCCTTGAGGAGATGCAGCGCGTTCTCAAGGCGAGGCGGGGCGAAGTACATCCACCTCCCTCTCCTGCCATCATCGGGCTTAAGCGAGCGCCCTCGATCATCGGTGTGGCCGTTGCTTTCATGGGAATTCTCGTTCTCATCGGATGGATGTTCGGACTGACGATGATAACGAGCGTTCTACCCGGCCTGAACTCGATGAAAGTAAATACGGCGCTTTGTTTTGTCTCGTGCGGTGCAGCACTCGTCTTCCGCGAAAAACGATATTTTCGCTTCGCGTTCGCCGTACTGCCGCTTGCTGTCGGTGCGATCACCATTCTCGAGTACATGACCGGAATAAATGTCGGCATCGATCAGCTCATGTTCCGCGATCCGGGGAACACATTGACGGAATTCCCCGGGCGTATGGCGCTCTTCACTGCGTGCAGCTTTCTTTTTATTTCCATCTCAATCATCCTTCTCAGGACGCGATTTGCCCCGGCGCGGCTTTCCGGACAGATACTCGCTCTGGGAGCGGGCATCATCGGATTCATATCGTTACTGGGATACATCTATGGCGATAAGGAGCTGTACCGATTGGTCGGCGCTTCGGAAATTGCGCTCTCCACGGCGGCGGCATTCGTTGCGCTCGCTGCCGGGCTCATACTCGCGCGGGATGATGGCATATCCGCCATTGTGACGGGCAGCGGACCGGGTTCTGAACTCGCCCGATGGCTTTTACCGACGGTCATTCTTATACCGGCGATACTCGGCTGGCTGGCGGAACAGGGTGTCACGCACGGATGGTACGGGGAACGGCTTGACACGGGACTGCTCGCCCTCGCCATGATAATATCGCTCGCGGTCGTAGCGGGATGGAGCGCACATCTCATCAGCCGCGCCGACAGATCGCGCCGGGAGAACGAGGCACATCTTCATAACCAGGCAAAGCTCATGGACCAGTCCCACGATGCGCTTATCATCCGTGAGGTGAACGGCGCGATCCGTTTCTGGAATGGCGGTGCCGCATCGCTTTACGGCTGGACGGCTGCCGAGGCGCTCGGCCAGCGCATTCATGTGCTCTTGCATACCGAGGGATTACCGGCGGACAATGATGCGACTCTTGCTCGCGTCGGCCATTGGGAGGGTGAGTTGACGCATCGGAGACGCGGCGGGGACCGCGTTATCGTTGAATCAAGCAAAACGGCAATGCCCATTGACGGCGGCGTACTTGTGCTGGAAAGCAATCGTGACATTACCGGGCGCAAACGCGATGAGGAGGAGCTTCGCACCATCGCCGAAGATCTTAGGCGCTCGAACAAAGACCTTGAACAGTTCGCATATGTCGCATCGCATGACCTGCAGGAGCCGCTGCGCGCCGTTGCGGGATTTCTGGGGCTGTTAAAGAAGCAGTACGGGGAATCGCTCGATGCCGCGGCGCGGGAATATATCGACGTGTCGGTGCAGGGCGCCGAACGGATGCAGAGGCTTGTACTCGACCTTCTTTCGTATTCGAGGATAGGCACTGTGGGAAAGGAATTCGCACCCGTGCCGCTCAGGGATGCCGTCGATGAAGCACAGGCATTGCTTCAGTTCGCGATCAGGGAAAACAATGCCGTTATCACCTGCGGGGAGCTGCCGGAAGTGCATGGCGACAGAACGCAGCTGACGAGACTGCTTGAGAACCTTATCGGCAATGGCGTGAAATTCCATGGCCCGCGCACCCCTGAGATATGCATCAATGCCGCCCATAGGGACGACGGATGGGTGATCAGCGTACACGATAATGGGATAGGCATAGAGAAGCAGTATTTTGACCGAATTTTTCTTATATTCCAAAGGTTGCATTCCCGTTCGGTATATTCCGGGACCGGCATAGGGTTGGCGGTATGCAAGAGGATAGTGGAGCATCACAACGGATCGATATGGCTGGAATCGGTGCCCGGGGAAGGCTCGACATTTTTTTTCTCCATTCCTGACAGAGGAGGCGGCGCATGA
- a CDS encoding ATP-binding protein: MVGKKGKPSDKIVRHVTASQKTGLSLRRRAEIAVRKNDENAPAPTRKRSAREIDMMLHELRVHQAELEMQNEELRRSQAELDAARERYFDLYDMAPVGYCTIDEKGYFQETNLTAMNMLGIARRAPVKQALARAIHDEDKASYDTHRRRLFETGMPQACDVRMLKKDRSVFYAHLEMRFVKDGTPPVSRVVISDITERKHAEATLAQADKMSTLGILAAGISHEVNQPLMAISMALDNLSMKAHDAGYVMAKIDAMRSYIQRITKIIDSVRSFAREPRDDAPGSSFSPNESVRNVLSMVEEQYRVNAIALVISLSESLPAVNGNMNRFEQVVLNLLTNAAYAVHQKTLAAGPDYHGEISIVTEQKDTSVVMHIRDNGIGMSEEVKGRLFTPFFTTKPTGEGTGMGLSIIYGIVKGMRGTISVESVPGSHTEFTVALPVTSGQTAR; the protein is encoded by the coding sequence ATGGTGGGGAAAAAAGGGAAGCCGTCCGATAAAATAGTCCGTCATGTCACGGCTTCACAAAAGACCGGTCTATCGCTTCGCCGGCGCGCCGAGATCGCCGTTCGGAAAAACGATGAGAATGCACCGGCTCCGACCCGAAAAAGATCAGCCCGTGAGATCGATATGATGCTCCATGAACTTCGGGTGCATCAGGCCGAGCTCGAAATGCAAAACGAGGAATTGCGCCGCTCACAGGCAGAGCTGGATGCCGCCCGCGAGCGGTATTTCGACCTGTACGATATGGCCCCGGTCGGCTACTGCACCATCGACGAAAAGGGGTATTTCCAGGAGACCAATCTTACCGCCATGAATATGCTGGGTATCGCACGGCGGGCTCCGGTAAAACAAGCGCTCGCTCGCGCTATCCATGATGAAGACAAGGCAAGCTACGATACGCATCGAAGGCGGCTGTTCGAAACAGGAATGCCGCAGGCGTGTGATGTGCGCATGCTGAAAAAAGACCGCTCGGTATTCTACGCGCATCTCGAGATGAGGTTTGTAAAGGATGGGACGCCGCCGGTGAGCCGCGTCGTGATCAGCGATATCACCGAACGAAAACATGCGGAAGCGACATTGGCACAGGCGGATAAAATGAGCACGCTCGGCATACTTGCCGCCGGCATTTCCCATGAAGTGAATCAGCCGCTCATGGCTATCTCCATGGCGCTTGACAATCTTTCCATGAAAGCACACGACGCCGGATATGTCATGGCGAAGATCGACGCGATGAGGTCGTATATCCAGCGCATTACAAAGATCATCGACAGTGTTCGATCCTTCGCGCGTGAACCGAGGGATGATGCGCCGGGTTCATCGTTCTCACCGAATGAGAGCGTCCGCAATGTTCTCTCAATGGTGGAAGAGCAGTATCGCGTCAATGCGATAGCGCTCGTGATCTCGCTCAGCGAATCGCTCCCGGCGGTGAACGGTAACATGAACCGTTTTGAGCAGGTGGTACTCAATCTCCTTACCAATGCGGCGTATGCGGTACACCAGAAAACCCTGGCCGCCGGACCGGATTATCACGGGGAAATATCGATCGTTACCGAACAGAAAGACACTTCTGTTGTCATGCATATCCGCGACAACGGCATCGGCATGTCGGAAGAAGTGAAAGGCCGCCTTTTTACCCCGTTCTTCACCACAAAACCGACGGGGGAGGGCACCGGTATGGGACTGTCGATCATCTACGGCATCGTGAAGGGAATGCGCGGAACGATTTCGGTTGAAAGCGTGCCCGGAAGTCACACAGAATTCACGGTCGCACTGCCGGTAACGTCGGGCCAGACTGCCCGGTGA
- a CDS encoding chemotaxis protein CheB — protein MKKKKTSFGKKAAAKPKLHEALVHKPAARSDGGTARPGFPIVGIGASAGGLAAFEAFFSAMADTKSGMAFVLVQHLAPDHKSILGEIIQRYTPMRVVEVTDGMIVEPNCAYIIPPNRDMAFLDGALHLLEPAEPHGQRLPIDYFFRSLALDQRERAVCIVLSGTGSDGTLGMRAVKAEGGLVMVQSPGSAEYDGMPKSAIAGGIADYVLPPAEMPEHLLAYAGHMRGTSSHSGASIVFPDAVLKKVFILLRAQTGHDFSHYKPNTVNRRIERRMAVHQIESISNYVKFLQQTPEEVDALFRDLLIGVTNFFRDPEAFKALENEIIPALFSGKRSDAVIRVWSPGCSTGEEPYSIAILLAERIEALKRDFRVQIFATDIDGQSIRTARAGIYPASIAADISPERLARFFTREPDGSAYCIHKSIRDMLVFSEQDVIKDPPFSRIDLISCRNLLIYLGPELQKKIIPLFHYALNPGGILFLGTSETVGEFGDLFAAAERRSKLYKRKDGSPARSAMSFAPMVTSEKIVPLAAGDAADIGRQTLREFTEHALLQVTAPGVLVNHFGDILYLHGRTGQYLEPSSGAAGINNILKMAREGLRRDLTTALHKAVAGRTIVRRTGLRVKTNGDYTLVDLTIRPVARPSGNEVPLFLIVLEERPELPDARLVSRGKARHNGHHGVTAGSDSNVRSRVEKLTRQLKENEDYLQAANEELQTSNEELTSSNEEMQSVNEELQSANEELETSKEELQSINEELATVNAEMQTKVADLSRANNDMNNLLAGTSIGTVFVDHELRIMRYTPAAVQVINLIASDVGRSVAHVVLNISGYDRMVADITAVLESLVPYEKEVRTTAGAWYLMRIQPYRTIENVIEGAVITFVNISAAKEAASALRLNEERMRVALNGSRISVFNQDNELRYTWVYNPFPPFNAVLGKTDADMLPAEDAEILSAIKRHVLESGIGTRQEIVLAAAGHRSFDMTVEPLRDEGGIIGITCAIIDIPDRGNISPDTAV, from the coding sequence ATGAAAAAGAAAAAAACATCATTCGGTAAGAAAGCAGCAGCAAAGCCCAAGCTGCATGAAGCACTTGTGCATAAGCCGGCAGCGCGTTCGGACGGCGGCACAGCACGTCCGGGGTTTCCCATCGTGGGTATCGGCGCGTCGGCGGGCGGTCTCGCGGCGTTCGAGGCTTTTTTCTCAGCGATGGCGGACACGAAAAGCGGCATGGCATTCGTTCTCGTGCAGCATCTCGCGCCGGACCATAAAAGCATTCTCGGCGAGATAATCCAGCGATATACACCGATGCGGGTCGTTGAAGTCACTGACGGGATGATCGTTGAGCCGAATTGCGCGTACATCATCCCGCCCAACCGCGATATGGCCTTCCTCGACGGGGCGCTTCATCTGCTTGAACCCGCCGAACCGCACGGGCAGCGCCTGCCCATCGATTATTTTTTCCGTTCTCTTGCGCTCGATCAGCGGGAGCGCGCGGTATGCATAGTCCTTTCCGGCACCGGCAGCGACGGTACGCTCGGTATGCGCGCGGTCAAGGCGGAGGGCGGTCTTGTCATGGTGCAAAGTCCCGGGTCGGCGGAATATGACGGCATGCCGAAGAGCGCCATCGCGGGCGGCATCGCGGACTATGTACTTCCGCCTGCGGAAATGCCCGAACATCTCCTTGCGTATGCAGGACATATGCGGGGAACATCATCCCATTCGGGCGCATCGATAGTGTTCCCTGATGCGGTGCTTAAAAAGGTATTCATACTGCTGCGCGCTCAGACCGGCCATGACTTTTCACACTACAAACCGAACACCGTCAATCGGCGCATCGAACGGCGCATGGCCGTGCATCAGATAGAATCGATAAGCAACTATGTCAAATTCCTTCAGCAGACCCCGGAAGAGGTGGACGCGCTTTTTCGGGACCTCCTCATCGGTGTCACGAATTTCTTTCGCGATCCGGAAGCGTTCAAGGCGCTTGAAAATGAGATCATCCCCGCGCTCTTTTCCGGCAAGAGATCGGATGCGGTAATACGGGTGTGGTCGCCTGGCTGTTCCACCGGAGAAGAGCCGTATTCCATCGCGATACTGCTCGCGGAGCGTATCGAAGCGCTTAAGCGGGATTTCAGGGTACAGATATTCGCGACCGACATCGATGGTCAATCTATACGCACGGCACGCGCCGGCATTTATCCGGCGAGCATAGCCGCCGATATCTCACCGGAACGTCTCGCGCGCTTTTTTACCCGCGAGCCTGACGGGAGCGCATATTGTATCCACAAAAGCATACGCGACATGCTGGTTTTTTCCGAACAGGATGTGATCAAGGACCCGCCGTTCTCACGGATCGATCTTATCAGCTGCCGCAATCTGCTCATCTATCTGGGGCCGGAACTGCAGAAGAAGATCATACCCCTCTTCCACTACGCGCTCAACCCCGGCGGGATATTATTCCTCGGCACATCGGAGACGGTGGGCGAGTTCGGCGATCTGTTCGCCGCCGCTGAGCGCAGATCAAAACTTTATAAACGTAAGGACGGTTCGCCCGCCCGCTCCGCGATGAGCTTCGCGCCCATGGTGACGAGCGAAAAGATCGTCCCCCTCGCTGCCGGTGATGCGGCGGATATCGGACGGCAGACGCTGCGCGAGTTCACCGAACATGCGCTCCTGCAGGTCACGGCGCCCGGCGTGCTCGTCAACCATTTCGGCGATATTCTCTATCTCCATGGACGCACCGGGCAATACCTGGAACCATCCTCGGGGGCGGCGGGCATCAACAATATCCTGAAAATGGCGCGCGAAGGTTTGAGGCGCGATCTGACGACGGCTCTCCACAAGGCTGTTGCCGGGAGAACGATTGTGCGGCGCACGGGGCTGCGTGTGAAGACCAATGGCGATTACACGCTGGTCGACCTTACGATACGCCCGGTCGCACGCCCTTCGGGGAACGAAGTACCGTTATTCCTGATAGTCCTGGAAGAGCGGCCCGAACTGCCGGATGCGAGACTGGTGAGCAGGGGAAAGGCGAGGCACAACGGACATCATGGGGTCACCGCCGGGAGCGATTCGAACGTGCGTTCACGTGTCGAAAAGCTTACCCGGCAGCTCAAGGAGAACGAGGACTACCTTCAGGCGGCCAACGAGGAATTGCAGACATCGAACGAAGAGCTTACGTCCTCGAACGAGGAGATGCAGTCGGTCAACGAGGAACTGCAGTCCGCGAACGAAGAGCTCGAGACGTCAAAAGAGGAATTGCAGTCGATAAACGAAGAGCTCGCAACGGTCAATGCCGAGATGCAGACAAAGGTCGCCGACCTTTCACGGGCGAACAATGATATGAATAATCTCCTTGCGGGGACGAGCATCGGGACGGTGTTCGTCGATCACGAGCTGCGCATCATGCGGTATACGCCCGCCGCCGTGCAGGTGATCAATCTCATTGCAAGCGATGTGGGCCGTTCGGTTGCCCATGTCGTGCTGAACATTTCCGGCTATGACCGCATGGTGGCCGACATTACCGCCGTTCTCGAAAGCCTTGTCCCGTATGAGAAGGAAGTACGGACAACTGCGGGCGCATGGTATCTGATGCGCATACAGCCATACCGCACGATAGAGAATGTGATCGAAGGCGCCGTGATCACATTCGTCAATATCTCCGCGGCGAAGGAAGCGGCGTCGGCGCTCCGGCTCAACGAAGAACGCATGCGTGTTGCGCTCAACGGCTCACGGATATCGGTTTTCAATCAGGACAACGAACTGCGATATACGTGGGTATACAATCCATTCCCGCCGTTCAACGCCGTTCTCGGCAAGACCGATGCCGATATGCTTCCGGCAGAGGATGCAGAGATACTGAGCGCGATCAAGCGGCATGTGCTTGAAAGCGGCATCGGGACTCGGCAGGAGATCGTTCTTGCCGCCGCCGGTCATCGCTCGTTCGATATGACGGTCGAGCCGCTGCGCGATGAAGGCGGCATCATAGGCATAACCTGCGCGATCATCGACATTCCCGATCGCGGGAATATATCGCCGGATACCGCGGTGTGA
- a CDS encoding AraC family transcriptional regulator, producing MKNFYKILPRENFTSLTHFGMHENSRDDTVPVHRHSGYEIFYFFNGSGTLTLSKDVPALEIESDDILITAPNYNHEFVMKGKVSYYWLGFHVDAGTPKPYINGGDPTANGMSEQVNADMADIVAELKLASYSVLHRVPGSLPVFRRIHTELDSSNKFADRMIYYHVMELFTIITRHRTGAAAVEEPIDQLREYIDAHSDSPITLGMLADMSGLTPAYVSRRFKEIVGTSPIMYVNDVRMERAKELLAKGVRVTEVSIQCGFDNIYYFSALFKKKTGMPPSQYAKKNR from the coding sequence GTGAAGAATTTCTACAAGATACTCCCCCGTGAGAATTTCACTTCGCTCACCCATTTCGGCATGCACGAGAACAGCAGGGACGATACAGTCCCGGTCCATCGCCACAGCGGGTATGAGATATTCTACTTTTTCAACGGGAGTGGAACGCTCACGCTGTCGAAGGATGTACCGGCGCTTGAGATTGAATCCGACGACATCCTTATCACCGCACCGAACTATAACCATGAATTCGTGATGAAAGGCAAGGTATCCTACTATTGGCTCGGATTCCATGTCGATGCCGGTACACCCAAGCCGTATATCAATGGGGGCGATCCGACGGCGAACGGCATGTCGGAGCAGGTCAACGCCGATATGGCGGACATCGTCGCGGAGTTGAAGCTTGCAAGCTACAGCGTGCTGCATCGAGTACCGGGATCGCTCCCGGTATTCCGTCGCATCCATACCGAACTCGATTCATCCAACAAATTCGCCGACAGGATGATCTACTACCATGTCATGGAGCTTTTCACCATCATCACACGTCACCGCACCGGAGCGGCCGCTGTCGAAGAGCCCATCGATCAGCTGCGCGAATACATCGATGCCCACAGTGATTCACCGATAACGCTCGGCATGCTCGCCGACATGTCGGGACTTACCCCCGCTTATGTGAGCAGGCGTTTCAAGGAGATCGTCGGCACATCGCCCATCATGTACGTGAACGATGTACGAATGGAACGAGCGAAGGAGCTCCTTGCGAAAGGGGTACGGGTAACGGAAGTATCGATACAGTGCGGTTTTGATAATATCTATTATTTCAGCGCCTTGTTCAAGAAGAAAACGGGGATGCCGCCGTCGCAATACGCGAAAAAGAACCGATAG
- a CDS encoding response regulator has product MNTGSARPIQILLVEDSPSDAKLTMTALNLAKVANGMHHVDDGVKAMQYLRREGEYADVPRPDLILLDLNLPRKDGREVLAEVKNDPALSTIPVVVLTSSGAEQDVLRSYQLHANCYVTKPVKFEDFINVVQSIRHFWFSVVVFPVNE; this is encoded by the coding sequence ATGAACACAGGATCGGCCCGGCCGATACAGATTCTGCTCGTCGAGGACAGCCCCTCCGACGCGAAGCTCACCATGACGGCGCTCAATCTCGCCAAGGTCGCGAACGGCATGCACCACGTCGATGACGGCGTCAAGGCGATGCAGTATCTCAGGCGCGAAGGCGAGTATGCGGATGTACCCCGCCCGGACCTTATTCTCCTCGATCTGAACCTCCCCCGCAAGGACGGCCGCGAAGTGCTTGCCGAGGTGAAGAACGACCCTGCCCTCAGCACCATACCGGTCGTAGTGCTCACGTCTTCCGGCGCGGAACAGGATGTACTCCGATCGTATCAGCTTCACGCGAACTGCTACGTCACCAAGCCGGTGAAGTTCGAGGATTTCATCAATGTCGTTCAGTCGATCAGACATTTCTGGTTCTCAGTCGTTGTGTTCCCGGTGAACGAGTGA
- a CDS encoding desulfoferrodoxin family protein — protein MKLYVCQNCNHIEFEKSADSCPVCRSPNAVFEQNDSVFTDSAEKSKEAAVKHIPQIEVSKTCGLIPENCGDAHIRIGEVLHPMEEKHYIQFIDVYQNDKHVTRALLTPNGVYAAAGVHFKDFSGTISAVEFCNLHGHWMSSVMV, from the coding sequence ATGAAACTGTACGTCTGTCAGAACTGCAATCACATCGAGTTCGAAAAGTCCGCGGACAGCTGCCCGGTATGCCGTTCGCCCAACGCGGTCTTCGAGCAGAACGATTCTGTTTTCACGGATTCTGCCGAGAAGAGCAAGGAAGCGGCGGTCAAGCATATCCCGCAGATAGAGGTGTCAAAGACATGCGGGCTTATCCCCGAGAATTGCGGCGATGCGCATATACGTATCGGCGAGGTGCTTCATCCGATGGAGGAAAAGCACTACATTCAATTCATCGATGTCTATCAGAATGACAAGCACGTAACGCGTGCGCTGCTCACACCCAACGGCGTCTATGCCGCCGCCGGTGTTCATTTCAAGGATTTTTCGGGAACGATCAGCGCGGTGGAATTCTGCAATCTTCACGGCCATTGGATGTCTTCGGTAATGGTCTGA
- a CDS encoding substrate-binding domain-containing protein, producing the protein MPRRPRSPTRRKRRTNGVAGLLISDNSLVSHLLASAIHTQFIKRNIELAAFHAANDPQTEGLFIDALIARRAGGVIVIPMPGNYQALNRIIAAQIPLVVAGSYAGIHGADHVLFDVRSGINDAVYHLVHRHQKKNLIQLALKDVYEGTERRNAFEFALGINGIQSAERPVFLVEDTCTSGFLAMQKILSENKPVDAVICSSDYTAVGAIRAIADKKLSIPGDISVIGFYDTEFSRCFTPRMSTIGFDVEQFAADAAEKLLQAIAGTDDVKITSVNTRYIHRETS; encoded by the coding sequence ATGCCGCGCCGTCCTCGTTCGCCGACAAGAAGGAAACGCAGAACGAACGGCGTCGCCGGCCTCTTGATCTCCGACAATTCGCTTGTCTCGCATCTCCTCGCTTCGGCCATTCATACGCAGTTCATCAAACGCAATATCGAATTGGCCGCTTTCCACGCCGCCAATGATCCGCAGACAGAAGGACTTTTCATCGATGCGCTTATCGCCCGCAGGGCAGGCGGTGTCATCGTCATTCCGATGCCGGGAAATTATCAGGCGCTTAACCGCATCATTGCCGCACAGATACCGCTTGTGGTCGCCGGAAGTTATGCCGGGATACACGGAGCGGACCATGTTCTTTTCGATGTGCGAAGCGGCATAAACGATGCCGTGTACCACTTAGTGCATCGGCATCAGAAAAAGAACCTTATCCAACTGGCGCTCAAAGACGTATACGAGGGCACCGAGAGGCGCAATGCGTTCGAATTCGCGCTTGGGATAAACGGCATACAGAGCGCCGAGCGGCCGGTATTCCTTGTTGAAGACACCTGCACCAGCGGTTTTCTGGCGATGCAGAAGATATTATCCGAGAACAAGCCGGTGGACGCGGTCATCTGCAGTTCGGATTACACCGCCGTAGGCGCCATCAGGGCTATTGCCGATAAAAAGCTCTCGATCCCCGGCGATATCTCCGTCATCGGTTTTTATGACACAGAGTTCTCGCGTTGTTTTACGCCGCGCATGAGCACCATCGGATTCGACGTGGAACAGTTCGCGGCGGACGCGGCCGAAAAACTTCTCCAAGCGATAGCCGGCACGGATGATGTGAAGATCACGAGCGTTAATACACGCTATATACACCGAGAAACGAGCTGA